The Anopheles marshallii chromosome X, idAnoMarsDA_429_01, whole genome shotgun sequence genome includes a window with the following:
- the LOC128707873 gene encoding uncharacterized protein LOC128707873: MKFLLVTAVICSALALTLGVPVPSANPDPAPEPAAQPKTDIELMKIPLDGDKELDVITLVNSEDQKINERNKRTIGILRELFPTISQILDQKIQMITSYLFRTIGPILLRSGLGLSGGGAGGTDNNRGSSSDDDDDFDFDDDDDSADSGKDGKPKVSISLPTFPPSDDDDDDKGTTGAPSLRLGADDDKNEVRKRATVTATATEPANERIDLLAAGQFGETSTGAPDAVTTTSANPTTSATETNLITTDDNANTLETLDLAGLSDTLNAIRVARATSEEKAASSNDQNAAESSANSSSLDELTLDSEGNDEDRNKRFLSFGGSSGGGGGSGNFLFDIIRLVSGSSGTEQSDEKAHSPDDHDLGKGDGYTEGIPGPVTRLFVLANRGLSNLIQDLILPMLFEASSPAVPTLPTVDVAGELSNVTARFANALSDLRSDITNGTQQAVGELQKELTVLKTLAAPLDEGFASGLDSLVSGFGEPSPVPKATKPEEKPDKLKQPEAPQDEPTPFSLTSIFGF, encoded by the exons ATGAAGTTCTTACTAGTGACGGCTGTGATATGCAGTGCCCTGGCGCTGACGTTAGGTGTACCGGTGCCATCGGCCAACCCGGACCCAGCACCGGAACCGGCGGCGCAACCAAAGACAGACATCGAGCTGATGAAGATCCCTCTCGACGGCGATAAG GAGCTGGACGTTATCACCCTAGTCAACTCGGAGGATCAGAAAATCAACGAACGCAACAAGCGCACGATCGGCATCCTGCGGGAGCTCTTCCCAACGATCTCTCAG ATTCTGGACCAAAAGATACAGATGATCACGTCCTACCTGTTCCGCACGATCGGTCCGATACTGCTCCGCAGCGGGCTCGGGCTGAGCGGTGGCGGGGCCGGCGGTACCGACAACAATCGCGGCTCCAGCtccgacgatgatgacgatttcgacttcgacgacgacgatgacagCGCGGACAGCGGCAAGGACGGCAAACCGAAGGTGAGCATCTCCCTACCGACCTTCCCACCGTcggacgacgatgacgatgacaaGGGTACGACCGGCGCACCGTCCCTACGTCTCGGCGCGGACGACGACAAGAACGAGGTGCGCAAGCGGGCCACCGTCACGGCGACGGCGACGGAACCGGCCAACGAGCGGATCGATCTGCTAGCCGCTGGGCAGTTCGGTGAGACGAGCACCGGTGCGCCAGACGCGGTTACCACGACGTCCGCAAACCCAACGACCAGCGCCACCGAAACCAACCTG ATCACGACCGACGATAATGCCAACACGCTCGAGACGCTCGATCTGGCCGGTCTGAGCGATACGCTGAATGCGATCCGAGTAGCCCGCGCCACCAGTGAAGAGAAGGCCGCCTCGTCCAACGACCAGAACGCGGCCGAGTCGTCCGCCAACAGCTCCAGCCTGGATGAGCTGACGCTTGACTCCGAGGGTAACGATGAAGATCGCAACAAGAG ATTCCTGTCCTTCGGAGGTAgcagcggcggcggcggcggttCCGGTAACTTCCTGTTCGATATCATTCGT CTTGTATCGGGCAGCTCGGGCACAGAGCAAAGCGACGAGAAGGCCCACTCTCCGGATGATCACGATCTCGGCAAGGGTGACGGCTACACCGAGGGCATTCCCGGACCGGTGACGCGACTGTTCGTGCTGGCCAACCGCGGTCTCTCCAACCTGATCCAGGATCTGATTCTG CCAATGCTTTTCGAGGCGAGCAGCCCCGCCGTACCCACGCTGCCTACTGTTGATGTTGCGGGCGAACTGTCCAACGTCACGGCACGCTTTGCAAACGCGCTGAGCGACCTGCGGAGTGACATCACGAACGGTACCCAGCAGGCCGTTGGCGAACTGCAGAAGGAGCTGACCGTGCTGAAAACGCTGGCGGCTCCGCTGGACGAAGGATTTGCGTCCGGTTTGGACAGTCTGGTGTCTGGTTTCGGGGAACCGTCACCCGTGCCGAAGGCGACAAAGCCGGAAGAAAAACCGGACAAGCTCAAACAACCGGAAGCACCGCAGGACGAACCGACGCCATTTTCGTTAACTTCAATATTTGGATTTTAG
- the LOC128708216 gene encoding mitochondrial amidoxime-reducing component 1-like → MLSKLVAEFGELPVSQKALLVAAGVGSIAMLSAGGYLVKKRIDNTPPKQWRKAGELVELYVYPIKSCAPVVMQQIDCANLGPQRNFLRDRIFMVTNADGKFVTARMKPKLVLVQPRFDERYETMFLTAPGMPELQVDVRTLAAGPTEGGETIRSTVWGEQVPTVDCGNEVARWFSRYLLDKEDGYRLRYYPLTYTSRQRSGDDTGSLQDETSYMLFNESSVTDLNRRLENKVTVVQFRPNFTVRGPEPYAEDRWRWVRIGEVVFRMEKPCLRCVFTTIDPTSGVFHPDKEPLRTLKQYRQLPSYGESPAFGIHLGLRRAGEIKLGDPVYFA, encoded by the exons ATGTTGTCAA AGCTAGTAGCCGAGTTCGGTGAGTTGCCGGTGTCGCAGAAGGCGCTCCTGGTGGCGGCCGGTGTCGGCAGCATTGCGATGCTATCCGCCGGTGGCTATCTGGTGAAAAAGCGCATAGATAACACCCCGCCCAAGCAGTGGCGGAAGGCGGGCGAACTCGTTGAGCTGTACGTGTATCCGATCAAGTCGTGTGCGCCTGTCGTTATGCAGCAGATCGACTGTGCGAACCTTGGACCGCAGCGCAACTTTCTGCGTGACCGCATCTTCATGGTGACAAACGCGGATGGGAAGTTCGTGACGGCGCGGATGAAACCGAAGCTGGTTCTGGTACAGCCACGGTTTGATGAGCGGTATGAGACCATGTTCCTGACCGCACCCGGTATGCCCGAGCTGCAGGTGGACGTGCGTACCTTAGCGGCGGGACCAACCGAGGGCGGCGAAACAATCCGGAGCACCGTGTGGGGCGAACAGGTACCAACGGTTGATTGTGGCAATGAGGTGGCGCGCTGGTTTTCGCGCTACCTGCTCGATAAGGAGGATGGCTACCGGTTGCGATACTATCCGCTAACGTACACCAGCCGCCAGAGGAGTGGCGATGATACGGGTTCACTGCAGGACGAAACGAGCTATATGCTGTTCAATGAGTCGAGCGTTACGGATCTAAACCGCCGGCTGGAGAACAAGGTGACGGTGGTTCAGTTCCGGCCGAACTTTACCGTGCGCGGACCGGAACCGTACGCGGAAGATCGTTGGCGGTGGGTGCGCATCGGGGAGGTTGTGTTCCGGATGGAGAAACCATGTCTGCGCTGTGTCTTCACCACGATCGATCCAACCTCCGGTGTGTTCCATCCCGATAAGGAACCGTTGCGTACGCTCAAGCA ATACCGCCAGTTGCCATCATATGGTGAATCGCCCGCATTCGGCATCCATCTTGGGTTGCGCCGTGCCGGCGAGATCAAGCTGGGTGATCCGGTTTATTTCGCCTAA
- the LOC128711439 gene encoding mitochondrial amidoxime reducing component 2-like codes for MIDFCSIPLTFRHHRVADGLSEEMLSKLLNNGSDGAGGKPTIGQLLAVAAGVGVASAIGYGVYRLLKYRAEQQPPAEWRRVGEVSDLWIYPIKSCGAVRVRQFQCSPIGPQLGLLRDRIFMVVKSADGKFITGRAHPTLVLVQPSFDEQYERMTLSAPGMMDIAVNVKQLLESAPGNYSVWDQPVAAVDCGEEVARWLSRFILSEDFGLRLVYYPLERPTRPVREKNRIHALLTARDSGALHDATSYMLVSEASVADVNTRLERPVPALQFRANILVKGPSAFEEDDWKWIRIGDTVYRNVKPCTRCLFTNVDPETGISNAAQEPLSTLRKYRLKPGLGNSPVVGMQMGIRTLGAIGLQDTVYVG; via the exons ATGATTGATTTCTGCTCGATACCGCTCACTTTTAGACATCATCGCGTAGCAGACGGGCTTTCGGAGGAGATGTTATCCA AGCTGCTGAACAATGGATCGGATGGTGCCGGTGGTAAACCGACGATCGGTCAGCTGTTGGCCGTTGCGGCCGGAGTCGGCGTTGCGTCAGCGATCGGTTATGGTGTGTATCGGTTGCTGAAATACCGGGCCGAACAACAACCACCAGCAGAATGGCGCCGTGTCGGAGAAGTGTCCGATCTGTGGATTTACCCGATCAAATCGTGCGGTGCAGTACGTGTGCGTCAATTCCAGTGTTCGCCGATCGGCCCACAGCTGGGACTGTTGCGTGACCGTATCTTTATGGTGGTGAAAAGTGCGGATGGAAAGTTCATTACCGGACGCGCCCATCCGACACTCGTGCTGGTACAGCCCTCCTTTGATGAGCAGTATGAACGGATGACGTTGTCTGCACCCGGCATGATGGATATCGCCGTAAACGTGAAGCAACTGCTCGAAAGCGCCCCTGGAAACTATTCCGTATGGGATCAACCGGTGGCAGCGGTTGACTGTGGCGAAGAGGTTGCTCGCTGGCTATCACGTTTTATACTGAGCGAAGATTTTGGCCTCCGACTTGTGTACTACCCACTAGAGCGACCGACCCGCCCAGTGCGGGAGAAGAATCGCATCCACGCATTGCTCACGGCACGTGATTCGGGTGCGCTACACGACGCCACCAGCTACATGCTCGTGTCGGAAGCATCCGTTGCGGATGTAAACACGCGACTCGAGCGACCGGTACCGGCGCTACAATTCCGGGCCAACATACTCGTCAAGGGACCGAGTGCCTTCGAGGAGGACGACTGGAAGTGGATCCGAATCGGTGACACGGTCTACCGGAACGTGAAACCGTGCACGAG GTGTCTGTTTACGAACGTTGATCCCGAAACGGGTATTAGCAACGCGGCCCAGGAACCGCTGAGCACGCTCCGGAAGTACAGATTGAAACCCGGCCTGGGTAACTCACCTGTCGTCGGAATGCAGATGGGTATCCGCACGCTCGGTGCAATCGGACTCCAAGACACCGTGTACGTCGGATGA